A DNA window from Naumovozyma dairenensis CBS 421 chromosome 10, complete genome contains the following coding sequences:
- the SEC61 gene encoding translocon subunit SEC61 (similar to Saccharomyces cerevisiae SEC61 (YLR378C); ancestral locus Anc_4.230), translating to MSDRLLDIFKPFEAILPEVIAPQRKVPYNQKLIWTGVSLLIFLILGQIPLYGIVSSETSDPLYWLRAMLASNRGTLMELGVSPIITSSMIFQFLQGTQLLNVKMDNKQDRDLFQIAQKVCAIILTFGQALVVVLTGNYGDPKNLGFAISLLLIFQLMFASFIVLLLDELLSKGYGLGSGISLFTASNIAEQIFWKAFAPTTINTGRGKEFEGAIIAFFHLLAVRKDKKRALFEALYRTNLPNVFQVFATIVVFFSVLYLQGFRYELPIRSTKIRGQVGVYPIKLFYTSNTPIMLQSALTSNIFLISQMLYQRFPHNPIIRLLGVWGIKPGTQGPQMALSGVSYYIQPLSSLSEMILDPIKTIIYVTFVLGSCAVFSKTWIEISGSSPKDIAKQFKDEGMVINGKRETNVYRELKRIIPTAAAFGGATIGALSVCSDLLGTLGSGASILMAATTIYGYYELAAKEGGFSKNIVPGFSDLM from the coding sequence atGTCTGATCGTTTACTAGATATCTTCAAGCCATTTGAAGCAATCCTTCCTGAAGTCATTGCCCCACAAAGGAAAGTCCCATataatcaaaaattgatttGGACAGGGGTTTCACTATTGATCTTTTTAATTCTAGGTCAAATTCCACTTTATGGGATTGTCTCCAGTGAAACTTCAGATCCATTGTATTGGTTAAGAGCCATGTTGGCCTCTAACCGTGGTACTTTAATGGAATTAGGTGTCTCTCCAATCATTACCTCTTCCATGATCTTCCAATTCTTACAAGGTACTCAATTATTAAACGTCAAAATGGATAACAAACAAGACCGTGATTTGTTCCAAATCGCTCAAAAAGTTTGCGCTATCATCTTGACTTTCGGTCAAGCTTTAGTTGTCGTCCTAACAGGTAACTACGGTGATCCAAAAAATTTAGGATTTGCCATctctttattattgatcTTCCAATTGATGTTTGCTTCCTTCATTGTTTTACTATTAGATGAGTTGTTATCGAAGGGTTACGGGTTAGGTTCCggtatttctttatttacTGCTAGTAACATTGCTGAACAAATCTTTTGGAAAGCCTTTGCTCCAACTACCATTAATACTGGTCGTggtaaagaatttgaagGTGCCATTATTGCATTCTTCCATCTTTTAGCTGTTAGAAAAGATAAGAAGAGAGCTTTGTTTGAAGCTTTATACAGAACTAATTTACCAAACGTTTTCCAAGTTTTCGCAACGATTgtagttttcttttccGTCTTATATTTACAAGGTTTCCGTTACGAATTACCAATTAGATCAACTAAAATCAGAGGTCAAGTCGGTGTTTATCcaatcaaattattttacACATCAAATACTCCAATCATGTTACAAAGTGCTTTAACTTCAAATatctttttaatttctcaaATGTTATATCAAAGATTCCCTCATAACCCAATCATTCGTCTATTAGGTGTTTGGGGTATTAAACCGGGTACTCAAGGTCCACAAATGGCTTTGAGTGGTGTATCTTATTACATTCAACCATTAAGTTCATTAAGTGAAATGATTTTAGATCCAATTAAGACTATCATTTACGTTACATTTGTTCTTGGTTCATGTGCCGTTTTCTCCAAGACTTGGATTGAAATTTCAGGTTCTTCTCCAAAGGATATTGCCAAACAATTCAAAGATGAAGGTATGGTCATTAATGGTAAGAGAGAAACTAACGTCTATAGAGAATTGAAACGTATTATTCCAACGGCTGCCGCATTCGGTGGTGCAACCATTGGTGCCTTATCTGTTTGTTCCGATTTGTTAGGTACATTAGGTTCTGGTGCTTCTATCCTTATGGCTGCTACTACCATTTATGGTTATTATGAATTGGCTGCTAAAGAAGGTGGATTTTCCAAGAACATTGTTCCTGGGTTCTCTGACTTGATGTGA